The Sorex araneus isolate mSorAra2 chromosome 5, mSorAra2.pri, whole genome shotgun sequence genome has a segment encoding these proteins:
- the DENND4B gene encoding DENN domain-containing protein 4B isoform X1 gives MAEERPPRLVDYFVIAGLARDGAPIPEETWLPEPGGPVRPPRPAEPITDVAVVARALGEEVPQGYTCIQTSAGGHPLELSAGLLGGTQPVICYRRGRDRPPLVELGVLYDGKERPKPGFQVLDTTPYSHSANLAPPGPGHPRTYLTYRRAADGAGLHALGITDLCLVLPSKGEGTPHTYCRLPRNLNPGMWGPAVYLCYKVGLAKANTLVYEAELLGRYPEEDNEAFPLPESVPVFCLPMGATIECWPAHTKYPVPVFSTFVLTGAAGDKVYGAALQFYEAFPRSRLSERQARALGLLSAVERARPLEGRAVRSRRAIAVLSRWPAFPAFRAFLTFLYRYSVSGPHRLPLEAHISHFIHNVPFPSPQRPRILVQMSPYDNLLLCQPVSSPLPLSGASFLQLLQSLGPELAITLLLAVLTEHKLLVHSLRPDLLTSVCEALVSMTFPLHWQCPYIPLCPLVLADVLSAPVPFIVGIHSSYFDLHDPPTDVICVDLDTNTLFQTEEKKLLSPRTLPRRPYKVLLATLSSLYQQLDQTYTGPEEEASLEFLLTDYEAVCGRRARLEREVQGAFLRFMACLLKGYRVFLRPLTQAPSEGARDVDNLFFLQDFLKSRERSSHKLYSQLLRTQMFSQFIEECSFGSVRHAALEFFDSCVDKVHPEQEKPEPAPLVELEELSGNELTVFITPPEEPTVPEGSEAVPQYCYDGFPELRAELFESPQEQQGALPVPGPSRSAPSSPAPRRTKQEMKVAQRMAQKSAAVPELWAPYLLGHCYGLWFLCLPAYVRAAPSRVRALHTAYQVLRQMESRKVVLPDEVCYRVLMQLCSHYGQPVLSVRVMLEMRQAGIVPNTITYGYYNKAVLESKWPSGTPGGRLHWAKLRNVVLGAAQFRQPLRERRRRQQQAEAQATGSGSQKVIEALGVLEPRGSPVPWRDGSLSDLSLAGEEPVPGGSPRSSGSALSAQSVEALEGPSGRVSRAAGRQDEASTPRRSLGARIQQLLTPSRRSPASRVTPVELTADLPPPARRSPMDSLLRPRERPGSTASESSASLGSEWDLSESSLSSLSLRRSSERLSDTPGSLQPPSLEVLLSSCSLCRACDSLVYDEEIMAGWAPDDSNLNTTCPFCARPFVPLLSVQTLDSRPSVPSPQPSPMGASGCEDAPVPGGPGPVLSDRRLCLALDEPQLCNGHVGGTPPRRVEVGAWAYLSPLVLRKELESLVENEGSEVLAMPELPVAHPIIFWNLLWYFQRLSLPNILPCLVLASFDGPPAPQAPAPWLTWDPTSVRVRLLWDVLSPDPNSCPPLYVLWRAHSQIPQRVVWSGPVPASLSLALLESVLRHVGLNEVHKAVGLLLDTLGPPPAGLHLQRGIYREILFLTMAALGKDHVDIGAFDKKYKSAFHKLASSMGKEELRQRRAQMPTPKAIDCRKCFGAPLEC, from the exons ATGGCGGAGGAGCGGCCCCCCCGGCTCGTGGACTACTTTGTGATAGCCGGGCTTGCGAGAGACGGCGCGCCCATCCCTGAGGAGACCTGGCTGCCAGAACCTGGTGGGCCTGTGCGCCCACCGAGGCCCGCCGAGCCCATCACAGATGTGGCCGTTGTGGCCAGGGCGCTGGGCGAGGAGGTGCCCCAGGGCTACACGTGCATCCAGACGTCAGCTGGGGGCCACCCCTTGGAGCTCAGCGCAGGGCTCCTGGGTGGGACTCAGCCTGTGATCTGCTACCGCAGGGGCCGGGATAGGCCCCCCCTCGTGGAGCTGGG GGTATTGTATGATGGGAAGGAACGTCCCAAGCCTGGCTTCCAAGTTCTGGACACGACACCCTATAGCCACTCCGCCAACCTGGCCCCTCCAGGCCCTGGCCACCCCCGCACCTACCTCACCTACCGACGGGCGGCAGACGGGGCAGGCCTGCACGCTCTGGGCATCACTGACCTCTGCCTTGTGCTGCCCAGCAAGGGGGAGGGCACCCCTCATACCTACTGCCGCCTGCCCCGCAACCTCAACCCTGGCATG TGGGGCCCTGCTGTGTACCTGTGCTACAAGGTGGGCCTGGCCAAGGCCAACACCCTGGTGTACGAGGCAG AGCTGCTGGGCCGCTACCCGGAAGAGGACAATGAGGCATTCCCGCTGCCAGAGTCAGTGCCAGTCTTTTGCCTGCCCATGGGTGCCACCATCGAGTGCTGGCCTGCCCACACCAAGTACCCGGTGCCCGTCTTCTCCACCTTTGTGCTCACGGGTGCTGCCGGTGATaag GTGTATGGGGCTGCCCTGCAGTTCTATGAGGCCTTCCCCCGGTCCCGGCTGTCAGAGCGGCAGGCGAGGGCCCTGGGCCTGCTGAGCGCCGTGGAGCGGGCGAGGCCCCTGGAAGGCCGGGCGGTTCGCAGCCGCCGCGCCATCGCAGTGCTGTCCCGCTGGCCTGCCTTCCCCGCCTTCCGGGCCTTCCTCACCTTCCTTTACCGCTACTCAGTGTCCGGCCCCCACCGCCTGCCCTTGGAAgc gcaCATCTCCCACTTCATCCACAACgtgcccttcccctccccgcaGAGACCTCGCATCCTGGTGCAG ATGTCTCCCTATGACAACCTGCTGCTCTGCCAGCCCGTGTCCTCGCCCCTGCCCCTCAG CGGCGCCAGCTTCTTGCAGCTGCTGCAGAGCCTGGGCCCGGAGCTGGCCATCACGCTGCTGCTGGCCGTGCTCACTGAGCACAAGCTGCTGGTGCATTCGCTGAGGCCCGATCTCCTCACCAGTGTGTGCGAGGCCCTGGTGTCC ATGACCTTCCCGCTGCACTGGCAGTGCCCCTACATCCCACTGTGCCCACTGGTGCTGGCTGACGTGCTGAGCGCCCCAGTACCCTTCATTGTGGGCATCCACTCCAGCTACTTTGACCTGCACGACCCACCCACTGATGTCATCTGTGTTGACCTGGACACCAACACACTCTTCCA GACTGAGGAGAAGAAGCTCCTTTCGCCTCGGACCCTCCCCCGCCGGCCCTACAAAGTCCTGCTGGCCACGCTGAGCAGCCTGTACCAGCAGCTGGATCAGA CCTACACCGGCCCCGAGGAGGAGGCCTCCCTGGAGTTCCTGCTCACTGACTATGAGGCTGTGTGCGGCCGCCGGGCCCGGCTGGAGCGGGAGGTCCAGGGTGCCTTCCTGCGCTTCATGGCCTGCCTGCTCAAAGGCTACCGCGTCTTCCTGCGCCCGCTCACCCAGGCCCCTTCTGAGGGGGCTCGTGACGTTGACAACCTCTTCTTCCTGCAGG ACTTCCTGAAGTCCCGGGAGCGTTCCAGCCACAAGTTGTACTCACAGCTGCTGCGGACACAGATGTTCTCCCAGTTCATCGAGGAGTGCTCCTTCGGCTCTGTGCGCCACGCGGCCCTCGAGTTCTTCGACTCCTGTGTCGACAAG GTGCACCCGGAGCAGGAGAAGCCGGAGCCGGCCCCACTGGTGGAGCTGGAGGAGCTGTCGGGAAACGAACTGACGGTCTTCATCACTCCCCCCGAGGAGCCCACAGTGCCCGAGGGCAGCGAGGCTGTCCCCCAGTACTG CTACGACGGCTTCCCCGAGCTGCGGGCTGAGCTGTTCGAGTCTCCCCAGGAGCAGCAAGGGGCCCTGCCTGTGCCCGGCCCATCCCGCAGTGCCCCCAGCAGCCCAGCTCCCCGACGCACGAAGCAG GAGATGAAGGTGGCGCAGCGCATGGCGCAGAAGTCGGCCGCAGTGCCAGAGCTGTGGGCCCCCTACCTGCTGGGCCACTGCTACGGGCTGTGGTTCCTGTGTCTGCCGGCCTACGTGCGGGCAGCGCCTTCCCGAGTGCGGGCCCTGCACACGGCCTACCAGGTGCTGCGCCAGATGGAGAGCCGCAAGGTGGTGCTGCCTGACGAG GTGTGCTACCGGGTACTCATGCAGCTGTGTTCGCACTACGGGCAGCCAGTACTCTCAGTGCGGGTCATGCTGGAGATGCGGCAGGCGGGCATTGTGCCCAACACCATTACCTATGGCTACTACAACAAG GCTGTGCTGGAAAGTAAGTGGCCATCCGGGACCCCAGGTGGGCGCCTGCACTGGGCCAAGCTCCGGAACGTGGTCCTAGGGGCTGCCCAGTTCCGCCAGCCCTTGAgagagcggcggcggcggcagcagcaggcgGAGGCTCAAGCAACGGGCAGCGGCTCCCAGAAAG TGATCGAGGCTTTGGGGGTTCTAGAACCCCGGGGATCACCGGTGCCCTGGCGTGACGGCAGCCTCTCGGACCTCAGCTTGGCCGGAGAGGAGCCAGTGCCTGGAGGCAGCCCTCGCAGCTCAGGCTCGGCCCTCAGTGCTCAGTCTGTCGAGGCTCTGGAGGGGCCAAGCGGGAGGGTGTCCAGGGCTGCAGGGCGTCAGGACGAGGCCAGCACCCCCAGACGCAGCCTGGGGGCCCGCATCCAGCAGCTGCTCACACCATCTCGCCGCTCCCCTGCCTCGCGGGTCACCCCGGTTGAGCTCACAGCTGACCTGCCTCCCCCGGCCCGGCGTAGCCCCATGGACAGCCTCCTGCGGCCCCGGGAGCGTCCTGGCTCCACGGCATCCGAG AGCTCAGCCTCTCTGGGCAGTGAGTGGGACCTCTCGGAATCGTCTCTCAGCAGCCTCAGCCTCCGCCGCTCCTCAGAGCGCCTCAGTGACACCCCCGGATCtctgcagcccccctccctggAA GTGCTACTGTCCAGCTGCTCCCTGTGCCGGGCCTGTGACTCTCTGGTGTACGACGAGGAGATCATGGCTGGCTGGGCGCCCGACGACTCCAACCTCAACACCACCTGCCCCTTCTGCGCCCGTCCCTTCGTGCCCCTGCTCAGTGTGCAGACCCTCGACTCCCGGCCCag TGTCCCCAGCCCTCAGCCCAGCCCCATGGGTGCCAGCGGCTGCGAAGATGCACCTGTCCCAGGGGGCCCAGGCCCAGTGCTCAGTGATCGCAGGCTCTGCCTCGCCCTGGACGAGCCCCAACTCTGTAACGGGCATGTGGGG GGAACCCCACCCCGGCGGGTTGAAGTTGGGGCCTGGGCATACCTGAGCCCCTTGGTGCTGCGGAAGGAACTGGAATCGCTGGTGGAGAATGAAGGCAGTGAGGTTCTGGCCATGCCAGAACTGCCTGTTGCTCACCCCATCatcttctggaaccttctgtggTACTTTCAGCGGCTGAGCCTGCCCAACATCCTGCCCTGCCTGGTGCTGGCATCCTTTgacggccccccggccccccag GCTCCAGCTCCTTGGTTGACCTGGGATCCCACCTCTGTGCGGGTGCGGCTGCTGTGGGACGTCCTGAGTCCGGACCCCAATAGCTGCCCACCTCTCTACGTGCTCTGGCGGGCTCACA GTCAGATCCCGCAGCGGGTGGTGTGGTCAGGCCCAGTGCCTGCGTCTCTCAGCCTGGCCCTGCTCGAGTCTGTGCTACGCCACGTGGGGCTCAACGAGGTGCACAAGGCCGTGGGGCTCCTGCTGGACACCTTGGGACCCCCGCCTGCTGGCCTGCATCTGCAGAG GGGCATCTACCGTGAGATCCTGTTTCTGACGATGGCAGCTCTGGGCAAGGACCATGTGGACATAG GGGCCTTCGATAAGAAGTACAAATCTGCCTTCCACAAACTGGCTAGCAGCATGGGCAAGGAGGAGCTGCGGCAGCGGCGGGCACAGATGCCCACTCCCAAGGCCATCGATTGCCGGAAATGCTTCGGAGCACCTCTGGAATGCTAA
- the DENND4B gene encoding DENN domain-containing protein 4B isoform X2, whose amino-acid sequence MAEERPPRLVDYFVIAGLARDGAPIPEETWLPEPGGPVRPPRPAEPITDVAVVARALGEEVPQGYTCIQTSAGGHPLELSAGLLGGTQPVICYRRGRDRPPLVELGVLYDGKERPKPGFQVLDTTPYSHSANLAPPGPGHPRTYLTYRRAADGAGLHALGITDLCLVLPSKGEGTPHTYCRLPRNLNPGMWGPAVYLCYKVGLAKANTLVYEAELLGRYPEEDNEAFPLPESVPVFCLPMGATIECWPAHTKYPVPVFSTFVLTGAAGDKVYGAALQFYEAFPRSRLSERQARALGLLSAVERARPLEGRAVRSRRAIAVLSRWPAFPAFRAFLTFLYRYSVSGPHRLPLEAHISHFIHNVPFPSPQRPRILVQMSPYDNLLLCQPVSSPLPLSGASFLQLLQSLGPELAITLLLAVLTEHKLLVHSLRPDLLTSVCEALVSMTFPLHWQCPYIPLCPLVLADVLSAPVPFIVGIHSSYFDLHDPPTDVICVDLDTNTLFQTEEKKLLSPRTLPRRPYKVLLATLSSLYQQLDQTYTGPEEEASLEFLLTDYEAVCGRRARLEREVQGAFLRFMACLLKGYRVFLRPLTQAPSEGARDVDNLFFLQDFLKSRERSSHKLYSQLLRTQMFSQFIEECSFGSVRHAALEFFDSCVDKVHPEQEKPEPAPLVELEELSGNELTVFITPPEEPTVPEGSEAVPQYCYDGFPELRAELFESPQEQQGALPVPGPSRSAPSSPAPRRTKQEMKVAQRMAQKSAAVPELWAPYLLGHCYGLWFLCLPAYVRAAPSRVRALHTAYQVLRQMESRKVVLPDEVCYRVLMQLCSHYGQPVLSVRVMLEMRQAGIVPNTITYGYYNKAVLESKWPSGTPGGRLHWAKLRNVVLGAAQFRQPLRERRRRQQQAEAQATGSGSQKGPQQERPSPSRPLQRQTTWAGRSFRDPASPTGRLVKSGSLGSARGAQPTVEAGMAHMIEALGVLEPRGSPVPWRDGSLSDLSLAGEEPVPGGSPRSSGSALSAQSVEALEGPSGRVSRAAGRQDEASTPRRSLGARIQQLLTPSRRSPASRVTPVELTADLPPPARRSPMDSLLRPRERPGSTASESSASLGSEWDLSESSLSSLSLRRSSERLSDTPGSLQPPSLEVLLSSCSLCRACDSLVYDEEIMAGWAPDDSNLNTTCPFCARPFVPLLSVQTLDSRPSVPSPQPSPMGASGCEDAPVPGGPGPVLSDRRLCLALDEPQLCNGHVGGTPPRRVEVGAWAYLSPLVLRKELESLVENEGSEVLAMPELPVAHPIIFWNLLWYFQRLSLPNILPCLVLASFDGPPAPQAPAPWLTWDPTSVRVRLLWDVLSPDPNSCPPLYVLWRAHSQIPQRVVWSGPVPASLSLALLESVLRHVGLNEVHKAVGLLLDTLGPPPAGLHLQRGIYREILFLTMAALGKDHVDIGAFDKKYKSAFHKLASSMGKEELRQRRAQMPTPKAIDCRKCFGAPLEC is encoded by the exons ATGGCGGAGGAGCGGCCCCCCCGGCTCGTGGACTACTTTGTGATAGCCGGGCTTGCGAGAGACGGCGCGCCCATCCCTGAGGAGACCTGGCTGCCAGAACCTGGTGGGCCTGTGCGCCCACCGAGGCCCGCCGAGCCCATCACAGATGTGGCCGTTGTGGCCAGGGCGCTGGGCGAGGAGGTGCCCCAGGGCTACACGTGCATCCAGACGTCAGCTGGGGGCCACCCCTTGGAGCTCAGCGCAGGGCTCCTGGGTGGGACTCAGCCTGTGATCTGCTACCGCAGGGGCCGGGATAGGCCCCCCCTCGTGGAGCTGGG GGTATTGTATGATGGGAAGGAACGTCCCAAGCCTGGCTTCCAAGTTCTGGACACGACACCCTATAGCCACTCCGCCAACCTGGCCCCTCCAGGCCCTGGCCACCCCCGCACCTACCTCACCTACCGACGGGCGGCAGACGGGGCAGGCCTGCACGCTCTGGGCATCACTGACCTCTGCCTTGTGCTGCCCAGCAAGGGGGAGGGCACCCCTCATACCTACTGCCGCCTGCCCCGCAACCTCAACCCTGGCATG TGGGGCCCTGCTGTGTACCTGTGCTACAAGGTGGGCCTGGCCAAGGCCAACACCCTGGTGTACGAGGCAG AGCTGCTGGGCCGCTACCCGGAAGAGGACAATGAGGCATTCCCGCTGCCAGAGTCAGTGCCAGTCTTTTGCCTGCCCATGGGTGCCACCATCGAGTGCTGGCCTGCCCACACCAAGTACCCGGTGCCCGTCTTCTCCACCTTTGTGCTCACGGGTGCTGCCGGTGATaag GTGTATGGGGCTGCCCTGCAGTTCTATGAGGCCTTCCCCCGGTCCCGGCTGTCAGAGCGGCAGGCGAGGGCCCTGGGCCTGCTGAGCGCCGTGGAGCGGGCGAGGCCCCTGGAAGGCCGGGCGGTTCGCAGCCGCCGCGCCATCGCAGTGCTGTCCCGCTGGCCTGCCTTCCCCGCCTTCCGGGCCTTCCTCACCTTCCTTTACCGCTACTCAGTGTCCGGCCCCCACCGCCTGCCCTTGGAAgc gcaCATCTCCCACTTCATCCACAACgtgcccttcccctccccgcaGAGACCTCGCATCCTGGTGCAG ATGTCTCCCTATGACAACCTGCTGCTCTGCCAGCCCGTGTCCTCGCCCCTGCCCCTCAG CGGCGCCAGCTTCTTGCAGCTGCTGCAGAGCCTGGGCCCGGAGCTGGCCATCACGCTGCTGCTGGCCGTGCTCACTGAGCACAAGCTGCTGGTGCATTCGCTGAGGCCCGATCTCCTCACCAGTGTGTGCGAGGCCCTGGTGTCC ATGACCTTCCCGCTGCACTGGCAGTGCCCCTACATCCCACTGTGCCCACTGGTGCTGGCTGACGTGCTGAGCGCCCCAGTACCCTTCATTGTGGGCATCCACTCCAGCTACTTTGACCTGCACGACCCACCCACTGATGTCATCTGTGTTGACCTGGACACCAACACACTCTTCCA GACTGAGGAGAAGAAGCTCCTTTCGCCTCGGACCCTCCCCCGCCGGCCCTACAAAGTCCTGCTGGCCACGCTGAGCAGCCTGTACCAGCAGCTGGATCAGA CCTACACCGGCCCCGAGGAGGAGGCCTCCCTGGAGTTCCTGCTCACTGACTATGAGGCTGTGTGCGGCCGCCGGGCCCGGCTGGAGCGGGAGGTCCAGGGTGCCTTCCTGCGCTTCATGGCCTGCCTGCTCAAAGGCTACCGCGTCTTCCTGCGCCCGCTCACCCAGGCCCCTTCTGAGGGGGCTCGTGACGTTGACAACCTCTTCTTCCTGCAGG ACTTCCTGAAGTCCCGGGAGCGTTCCAGCCACAAGTTGTACTCACAGCTGCTGCGGACACAGATGTTCTCCCAGTTCATCGAGGAGTGCTCCTTCGGCTCTGTGCGCCACGCGGCCCTCGAGTTCTTCGACTCCTGTGTCGACAAG GTGCACCCGGAGCAGGAGAAGCCGGAGCCGGCCCCACTGGTGGAGCTGGAGGAGCTGTCGGGAAACGAACTGACGGTCTTCATCACTCCCCCCGAGGAGCCCACAGTGCCCGAGGGCAGCGAGGCTGTCCCCCAGTACTG CTACGACGGCTTCCCCGAGCTGCGGGCTGAGCTGTTCGAGTCTCCCCAGGAGCAGCAAGGGGCCCTGCCTGTGCCCGGCCCATCCCGCAGTGCCCCCAGCAGCCCAGCTCCCCGACGCACGAAGCAG GAGATGAAGGTGGCGCAGCGCATGGCGCAGAAGTCGGCCGCAGTGCCAGAGCTGTGGGCCCCCTACCTGCTGGGCCACTGCTACGGGCTGTGGTTCCTGTGTCTGCCGGCCTACGTGCGGGCAGCGCCTTCCCGAGTGCGGGCCCTGCACACGGCCTACCAGGTGCTGCGCCAGATGGAGAGCCGCAAGGTGGTGCTGCCTGACGAG GTGTGCTACCGGGTACTCATGCAGCTGTGTTCGCACTACGGGCAGCCAGTACTCTCAGTGCGGGTCATGCTGGAGATGCGGCAGGCGGGCATTGTGCCCAACACCATTACCTATGGCTACTACAACAAG GCTGTGCTGGAAAGTAAGTGGCCATCCGGGACCCCAGGTGGGCGCCTGCACTGGGCCAAGCTCCGGAACGTGGTCCTAGGGGCTGCCCAGTTCCGCCAGCCCTTGAgagagcggcggcggcggcagcagcaggcgGAGGCTCAAGCAACGGGCAGCGGCTCCCAGAAAG ggccccagcaggagcgcccctccccctcccgccccctccagcgCCAGACAACATGGGCCGGCCGAAGCTTCCGGGACCCCGCCTCACCCACGGGGCGCCTGGTGAAGAGCGGCAGcctgggcagtgcccggggggcACAGCCCACTGTGGAGGCTGGCATGGCCCACA TGATCGAGGCTTTGGGGGTTCTAGAACCCCGGGGATCACCGGTGCCCTGGCGTGACGGCAGCCTCTCGGACCTCAGCTTGGCCGGAGAGGAGCCAGTGCCTGGAGGCAGCCCTCGCAGCTCAGGCTCGGCCCTCAGTGCTCAGTCTGTCGAGGCTCTGGAGGGGCCAAGCGGGAGGGTGTCCAGGGCTGCAGGGCGTCAGGACGAGGCCAGCACCCCCAGACGCAGCCTGGGGGCCCGCATCCAGCAGCTGCTCACACCATCTCGCCGCTCCCCTGCCTCGCGGGTCACCCCGGTTGAGCTCACAGCTGACCTGCCTCCCCCGGCCCGGCGTAGCCCCATGGACAGCCTCCTGCGGCCCCGGGAGCGTCCTGGCTCCACGGCATCCGAG AGCTCAGCCTCTCTGGGCAGTGAGTGGGACCTCTCGGAATCGTCTCTCAGCAGCCTCAGCCTCCGCCGCTCCTCAGAGCGCCTCAGTGACACCCCCGGATCtctgcagcccccctccctggAA GTGCTACTGTCCAGCTGCTCCCTGTGCCGGGCCTGTGACTCTCTGGTGTACGACGAGGAGATCATGGCTGGCTGGGCGCCCGACGACTCCAACCTCAACACCACCTGCCCCTTCTGCGCCCGTCCCTTCGTGCCCCTGCTCAGTGTGCAGACCCTCGACTCCCGGCCCag TGTCCCCAGCCCTCAGCCCAGCCCCATGGGTGCCAGCGGCTGCGAAGATGCACCTGTCCCAGGGGGCCCAGGCCCAGTGCTCAGTGATCGCAGGCTCTGCCTCGCCCTGGACGAGCCCCAACTCTGTAACGGGCATGTGGGG GGAACCCCACCCCGGCGGGTTGAAGTTGGGGCCTGGGCATACCTGAGCCCCTTGGTGCTGCGGAAGGAACTGGAATCGCTGGTGGAGAATGAAGGCAGTGAGGTTCTGGCCATGCCAGAACTGCCTGTTGCTCACCCCATCatcttctggaaccttctgtggTACTTTCAGCGGCTGAGCCTGCCCAACATCCTGCCCTGCCTGGTGCTGGCATCCTTTgacggccccccggccccccag GCTCCAGCTCCTTGGTTGACCTGGGATCCCACCTCTGTGCGGGTGCGGCTGCTGTGGGACGTCCTGAGTCCGGACCCCAATAGCTGCCCACCTCTCTACGTGCTCTGGCGGGCTCACA GTCAGATCCCGCAGCGGGTGGTGTGGTCAGGCCCAGTGCCTGCGTCTCTCAGCCTGGCCCTGCTCGAGTCTGTGCTACGCCACGTGGGGCTCAACGAGGTGCACAAGGCCGTGGGGCTCCTGCTGGACACCTTGGGACCCCCGCCTGCTGGCCTGCATCTGCAGAG GGGCATCTACCGTGAGATCCTGTTTCTGACGATGGCAGCTCTGGGCAAGGACCATGTGGACATAG GGGCCTTCGATAAGAAGTACAAATCTGCCTTCCACAAACTGGCTAGCAGCATGGGCAAGGAGGAGCTGCGGCAGCGGCGGGCACAGATGCCCACTCCCAAGGCCATCGATTGCCGGAAATGCTTCGGAGCACCTCTGGAATGCTAA